In Vicinamibacterales bacterium, the genomic window ACCGCCCGCATCCTGGGCAGCGTGCGCTTCAGGCGCGACACGTCCGGCGGCGGCACCGGAACCGGAATGGCCCCGGCGAAGATGCAGGCCATGAACCCGATCATGAAGTCGAGGCTGTTGTCCTGCAGCAGCAGCACGCGGTCGCCGGGCCGGACCCGCTCACGCAGGAGCCGGGCATGGACGCCGGCCAGCCGGTACAGCTCTCCGTAGGTCAGCGCGCGCGCGTCATCGCGTCCCTGCGCGAGGAACGTGTACGCGTCCCGGCCGGGCGCCGTCGCGACGCACCGCTCGAGAATGGACGCGACTCCCTTCACGCCCATACCGGTGTCGTGACCAGTTGCCGTTGAATCGTCGCGGCGATCTCATCCCAATGCCTGAGGATGAAGAAATGGTCGCCGCTGAATTCGTGCACGCGGCACGACGCGGTCGTCTCACTCGCCCAGGCCGCGGCATCGGCGATCGTCGTGTCGTCGTCGCGCCCCACCATCACCACGAGCGGAAGGTCGAGGGGCGCCTGGTCGCGGCGTTCCCAGGTTTCGACGGCCTTGAAATCGGCGCGCAGGATCGGCTCGAAGTACTGGAGCATTTCCTGGTCCTGGAGGATCTGGGGCGGGCACCCGCCGAGCTCGCGGAGCATCGCCACGAATTGTTGCGGCGGCAGCAGGTGCCGCTGGCGTACCTGGCGTGATGCCGGCGCGTCGCTGCCCGAGAGGAACAGGGCCTCCGGCTGGGCGAGGCCGGCGGCGCGAATGCGGTGGGCGGCCAGTAACGCGAGCAGCGCGCCCATGCTGTGACCGTAGAGCGCGTAGCGACCGGCTACCGCACGCTGGCGGACCTGCTGGAACACATCGTCGGCCAGCTCTTCGAGCGAGGCACACAGCGGCTCGGGCCCGCGCCGGCCACGTCCGGGAAGCTCGAGTCCTTCGAGCTTGACGCCGGGCGCCAGTGAGCGCTCAAGAGCACGATACGACCATGCGTTGCCCCCGGCATAAGGGATACAGAAGAGATTCATTTTGGCGAACGAACATTATATCGCCCACGTTCGTCGCCCTGACGGCGGAGGGGGCCGCCGAATCTCGACCGTGTGTCCGCTTATGGCGGCTTAAGTCGCCGACGCAACGGGGGCGTTACGGACTATCCGGCTTTCTGCACCACTTCGTCCTTGAAGTGCTGGCGCATCTTGTCGGGGTCGAAGTCCAGCAGCGTGCCGCCCGATGCGAAGTGCTGCATGAACACCCGGCCGACCGCCCATGTCACGGCTCCGCCCATGGCCGACACCGAGAAACCGCCGAGCACGGGACCGAACACCGGCACCGCCTTCAGCAGGTTGCGGCCGAGGCCATAGCCGAGGCTCGTGCCGGCCAGTCCACCGAGCAAGGCCGCGACGATCGAGCGCACGCGCTCGGAATCGAACGGCACCTCGTAGACCGCCGAAATCTCCTTCAGCATCTTCACCTGGATGGCGGAGATGGCCACCCAGTCCACGAGTGGAATGGGGAGGAGCCCTGCGCCCGCCGAGTAGAGGGAGTGCGTCTTGATCAACTCCGTTGCCAGCGTATCTTTCTCAGCCATCACGCCTCCTTGAATCACGCCTGCTTGTAGGGAACGAATTCGCCGTACTCCATCTTCACGACCCGATCGGCGACGTGGAAATACTTGTCGTCGTGGCTCACGGCGATGACGGTCTTGCCGTCGCGCTTGAGCCGCGGCAGCAGCGTCTCGTAGAAGAACTGGCGGAAGGGCGGGTCCTGGTCCGCGGCCCATTCATCGAGCACGAGAATGGGGCGATCCTCGAGCAACGCCACCAGCAGGGCCAGCCGCTTCCGCTGCCCGTGCGAGAGATCGAGCGTGGTGAAGCGCCCGTTCTCATACGCCGTCTTGTGCGAGATCTGCATCAACGCCAGCAGTTCGCTGACGCGCTCGGCCGGCACGTCGCCGAGGCCGTACAGCCGATCGAACAGGTGGTACTCGCTGAACACCGCGGCGAAATGGCTTCGGTACCAGGTCGCGGTGTCGGCCGACACCAGCGTGTCGTCCATGGTCAGCGTCCCCGACTGCGGATGGTAGAGGCCGGTCAGGGCCTTGAGCAGCGTTGACTTGCCGCTGCCGTTGCCGCCGACGATGAACAGCATCTCGCCGGCGTTGACGTCGAGATCGATGGGGCCGAGGCGAAAGACGCTGCCGGTGCCACGATCGGGATACTGGAACACCGTGCGCTGCATGTGGATGCGCGAGAACGGCGCCGGCGGCGGCGCTTCGGGCCGCCCATTCTGGTTGGCCACGCTCGACGCCGTGAGCTGCGCCTCGATGTCGAAGATGTTCTGCGCCGCGACGTTGGCGGCCGAGAAGATCGGCACGGCGTTGACGATGCTGCCGAGCGGGCCGATGATGAACAGGACCGCCGCCGTCAGCTTGAGCACCACGCCCGAATACTCGGGACTCACCCGGGGCAGCAGGAACACAATCGCCGCAAGCAGGCCGTAGACCAGCAGCTGCGAGAACAGAAAGTGCGACGAGAATTCGCGGCCCGACTCGACCTTGACAGCCTCGACGGCACCCGACACGGCCCGCAGGTGCTGAAACAGGTCGGCGCCGCGGGCCTTGCGCAACCGCACTTCCTTGAAGCCGTCGAGCAGGTGCGTCAACAGCGCCAGGAACTCGTTTTCCTTGCGCTGGGCCTGGCCGAGCATCCGGGTCAGCGCCTGCGCCCGCTGCAGGTGCAGCAGGATGCCGACGCCGCACACCGCCACCGTGATGATGAAGGCCGTCTTCGAGAGAATCGCCAGGTAGCCCACGCTGAACGTGACCATCATCAGCGCCTGCGTGGCCATGACCAGCGTTGACGCCGCCTGCGAGATGTTCTGCGTTTCGCGCGCGACGACGCCGAAGATCTCGGACCGGCCCAGGTGTTCGAGCGACTCGAGGTCGGCCTTGCGGACGTCATCGGCCACCCGCACACGGATTCCGCCGAGGATCCGTTCCACCTCGGTGATCGACGTGATCAGGATGAACCGCTGGGCAAACACATAGAGCCCGATGGTGATGGCGAAGAGCGCGAGCAGCCGGTCGTTGGCCGCCTGGTTGCTGGCGTTCTCGGCCGCGGCGTTGATGATGGCCAGCAGGCCGGCATTGGCCAGGCCCGAGAACGCCACGAAGGACGCCATCTCGAGGTCAAAGCGTTGCGAGCCGCGTCGCAGGAGACGCGCCAGCGGCTGTGTGGTGAGGAACTGGAACACGGAGGGCGGCCCGCCTAGTGACGCGGGCCCAGCAGCCATCGCACCGGCGCGAGCACCGCCATCAGCGACACCGCAATCGGCAAGGTCAGCACGTCGAGGGCGTGCGTCACGCGCGCGCCTCGCGGACTCGGCACGGGAACAACCGGCGCCGGCTTCGCGCTCTCGACCACCGGTTCCGCCGCGTCTGAGCGATAGACCCAAGGCGAGCTGGCGGGCGGCGTCGCCGCCGCGGGCGTGAACGACGGCCGCGCGGCGCGCGGTTTGGGCTTGGGCTTGCGAGCGGGCGCGTCTTCGGTCTTGGCCATGGTCACTCGTCCGTTAGCGGCGGGCCACATGTCGCGGTCGCGGCGGCGACACCGGAATTGCGGCGATCAACAGCAGCAGGCCGACGATGGGCGTCAGGAGAATCGAGGCAAAGAAATAGCCCCAGAACCGGAAACGTCGGTTGCGGCCGAAAAAGGCAATGATGACTGCCAGTATCAACCAGGCCGCGATCAGCGGAATCATGGGGTCACCTCTTCTTCAGCCACCGTCTTGAAGACGCCGTCCTGCATGCGCTTGATGATAACGTGTCGCCCGACAATCGCACCATCGGTGCTGAACTTGAAATTCCCGAACAGTCCGGTCCATTCGCTGGTCTTGAGCGTGGTCGCGACCACGATTGGATCGACGCTCTGGGAGCGCTCCGCCGCCTTCACGAAGAGCGTGAACGCCTCGTAGCCCTGCGAGGATCCGTAGCCCGGGTACGACTTGAAGCGGGCAAAGAACCGGTTGCGAAAGGCCTGGAACTCCGGGTTGGTGGAGTCGGGATCCACCGCGCTGGCCAGGTAGAGGTTGTTGGCGGCGGCGCCGGCCAGGCGCCACGCGTCTGACGAGTCGAGCTTGTCGCCGGCGAGGATGGGCTGCGTAAAGCCCATGGCCTGCATGTCCACGAGCACCTTCGCGGCCCACGGCAACTGATCGGAGAGCAGGATGGCGTCGGTCGATTCAGTACGCATGGTCGCCAGCAACTCCCGGAAGTCTTGCCGCCGGTAGTCGCTGGCCGGCATGTACGACCGGTAATACGCCGGCACCAGTCCCATCTGGGCCGCGTAGTGTGGGAACCAGCGCGCCAGCGCCTCACCCTGCTCGAATCGCCCGTAGAACACGCCAATCCGATTCCAGCCCTGCTTCTTCGCGAACCCCGCAAGCGCTTCCGCAAAATCCGCGTCATCCGGGACGAGGCGGAAGGTGTACGCGAACCCGTGTTCCGTCAGGCGCGCAAGGGTCGCCTTTGGCGACAGGTAAAGGACGCCGTGATTCTCGTAGGTCACCGCGGCCGCAATCGCGGCTTCGGACGTTTCGTGGCCGATCACCCCCATCACGGTGGGGTCCCTGGCAATGCGGCGCGCGATCGCCCCATGGTCTTTCGCGACAACGGGTTCGTTGATGAACTCGACGTGCACGCGTCCGGCGAGCGGGCTGCTGCCGGCGTTCAGTTCCTCGAGGGCGAGCGTCACGCCCTCGATCAGGCTCATGCGCCCATCCTGGGGCCAGGGCACCACGACCTTCACCGACGGCGGCGGCCAGGCGCTGCCCGCGCGCAACAGCGCGGTCGGCGTGTAGTACATGTCCTTGACAATCAACCAGTACAGCAGGCCGCCGCACACCGCCATCGCGAGCAGGATGCGCAGCAGCAACACCGCAAAGGATCGGGTCATCGTGTCCCGCGCCTATTGCGGAGGCAGAATGATCGGCAGGCCATCCGCGGTGCGGCCAATGATGATGGTCTTCGCGTTCGGAGACTTCGCCAGTTCCTTGGTGGCCTGCAGCGCTTCCCACTGCAGCACGTTCGGCGTCAGCGAGCCGTTGATGAGGCCGTTGTAGACGGCGGTGCCGGCCGCTTCGATGCGCTGGCGCTCGGCCTCGGCCGTGGCGATCTTGAGGCGGAACTCGTACGCTTCCGCCGTCTCCTTCTCGACCATCTTGGCTTCGATGCGTTCCCGCACCGGCTTCGGCAGCTCGATGGACCTGACGACCACCTCGTCAATGTGCACGTAGTTCCGCGACGCCTGCTCCATCACCTCGTTGACGACGCGCTGCACCACGTCCTGCGACGTGGTGTAGATGGTGTCGAGGGCCTGCGCGCCGACGATGCCACGCAGCGCCGACTCAACCTCGGGAACCACGACCTTCTCCGGATAATCGGGCCCGACCTTCTGGTGAAGGAGACCCACCAGTTCGAGCTCGGGCCGGTATCGGATCGACAGGTCAAACTTGACCTCGAGCCCTTCCGAACTGAGCGCAGTCATCGTGTGGCGGATTTCCTGGAGCCGGACGTTGTAGACGAAGAGCTTGTCCCAGGGCGGAACGAAGCGGAGGCCTTCGCCCAGCAGCCGGTCGGTCACGGTGCCGCCGGCGAAGCGCCGGTACATCACGCCGACTTGACCCGATTCGATGGTCACGAAGATGGCGGGCCAGAAATAGGCCAGCAGGAACAGCAGGACGCCCGTGGCCAACAGCACGCGGTTTGACTGCCCCGCGACGAACGCCCACAGGCGTCGGAACGGGCCCGCCTCGCGCAGATCTTCCTGGTCGGGCAGCAGATCGTCCGCTGGGAAGGTGTCGGCGTCGAGAGTGCTCATGGAGTCAGGCCCAGCCGTGAGGCATGAGGCCCTCTATCCTACTCCAAGCCCGACGGGGCCGATCCAGGCCGCACCAGGCCCCGCGCTCGACGGGCCCTGAGGCGTTCCCCGCTAGGTGGGCCCCACTGTTGCGCCGCGCTGGGGCTCGATCGCGTCGGCCAGCTCGGAGTTGCGCTTCGCGGTGAAGCCGAACATCAGCAGCGCCACGCCGGTGGCCATCGCCCACCCGGCCTGTCGTCGTCGAACCGCGTTGACCGAGTCGCCCCCCGAAGCCTCAACTGACGAGGCGTCGGCCTGAAATGCACCCAGGCCGCCCAGGAACGTCCCATCGCCGCGCGCGGAGTTGAAGTTGTCGGGCTGATGCATCCACAGGACCAGCAGTCCAAC contains:
- a CDS encoding alpha/beta fold hydrolase, with product MNLFCIPYAGGNAWSYRALERSLAPGVKLEGLELPGRGRRGPEPLCASLEELADDVFQQVRQRAVAGRYALYGHSMGALLALLAAHRIRAAGLAQPEALFLSGSDAPASRQVRQRHLLPPQQFVAMLRELGGCPPQILQDQEMLQYFEPILRADFKAVETWERRDQAPLDLPLVVMVGRDDDTTIADAAAWASETTASCRVHEFSGDHFFILRHWDEIAATIQRQLVTTPVWA
- a CDS encoding DUF697 domain-containing protein, with product MAEKDTLATELIKTHSLYSAGAGLLPIPLVDWVAISAIQVKMLKEISAVYEVPFDSERVRSIVAALLGGLAGTSLGYGLGRNLLKAVPVFGPVLGGFSVSAMGGAVTWAVGRVFMQHFASGGTLLDFDPDKMRQHFKDEVVQKAG
- a CDS encoding cyclic peptide export ABC transporter → MFQFLTTQPLARLLRRGSQRFDLEMASFVAFSGLANAGLLAIINAAAENASNQAANDRLLALFAITIGLYVFAQRFILITSITEVERILGGIRVRVADDVRKADLESLEHLGRSEIFGVVARETQNISQAASTLVMATQALMMVTFSVGYLAILSKTAFIITVAVCGVGILLHLQRAQALTRMLGQAQRKENEFLALLTHLLDGFKEVRLRKARGADLFQHLRAVSGAVEAVKVESGREFSSHFLFSQLLVYGLLAAIVFLLPRVSPEYSGVVLKLTAAVLFIIGPLGSIVNAVPIFSAANVAAQNIFDIEAQLTASSVANQNGRPEAPPPAPFSRIHMQRTVFQYPDRGTGSVFRLGPIDLDVNAGEMLFIVGGNGSGKSTLLKALTGLYHPQSGTLTMDDTLVSADTATWYRSHFAAVFSEYHLFDRLYGLGDVPAERVSELLALMQISHKTAYENGRFTTLDLSHGQRKRLALLVALLEDRPILVLDEWAADQDPPFRQFFYETLLPRLKRDGKTVIAVSHDDKYFHVADRVVKMEYGEFVPYKQA
- a CDS encoding ABC transporter substrate-binding protein, whose protein sequence is MTRSFAVLLLRILLAMAVCGGLLYWLIVKDMYYTPTALLRAGSAWPPPSVKVVVPWPQDGRMSLIEGVTLALEELNAGSSPLAGRVHVEFINEPVVAKDHGAIARRIARDPTVMGVIGHETSEAAIAAAVTYENHGVLYLSPKATLARLTEHGFAYTFRLVPDDADFAEALAGFAKKQGWNRIGVFYGRFEQGEALARWFPHYAAQMGLVPAYYRSYMPASDYRRQDFRELLATMRTESTDAILLSDQLPWAAKVLVDMQAMGFTQPILAGDKLDSSDAWRLAGAAANNLYLASAVDPDSTNPEFQAFRNRFFARFKSYPGYGSSQGYEAFTLFVKAAERSQSVDPIVVATTLKTSEWTGLFGNFKFSTDGAIVGRHVIIKRMQDGVFKTVAEEEVTP
- a CDS encoding prohibitin family protein → MSTLDADTFPADDLLPDQEDLREAGPFRRLWAFVAGQSNRVLLATGVLLFLLAYFWPAIFVTIESGQVGVMYRRFAGGTVTDRLLGEGLRFVPPWDKLFVYNVRLQEIRHTMTALSSEGLEVKFDLSIRYRPELELVGLLHQKVGPDYPEKVVVPEVESALRGIVGAQALDTIYTTSQDVVQRVVNEVMEQASRNYVHIDEVVVRSIELPKPVRERIEAKMVEKETAEAYEFRLKIATAEAERQRIEAAGTAVYNGLINGSLTPNVLQWEALQATKELAKSPNAKTIIIGRTADGLPIILPPQ